In Scomber scombrus unplaced genomic scaffold, fScoSco1.1 SCAFFOLD_305, whole genome shotgun sequence, a single genomic region encodes these proteins:
- the LOC133976788 gene encoding E3 SUMO-protein ligase EGR2-like, whose amino-acid sequence MAAKLVDEVSASLSSLVDSLHSSEGGLLVFKEEAVGGEDEYGGKHDEDEDGDLSASHYVATLRTHPLAFTGRFSVEPRGAGGGGGAGGGAGGGPWSSSVDIINVVSADIAAAASPSASPDIYAGGGGGDGTMAHGPPDITHMYAHPHPHPHPHPHSHPAPSYSCSGDMYQDQSGYLATSYHPPPSYSSAPKPSVDAPPLLSLMPEYGGFYPQSCQRDLQAAFPERKSLPYPLDSLRVPPPLTPLNTIRNFTLGAPSSAADGPLAAAFPTHQNLPLPLRPILRPRKYPNRPSKTPVHQRPYPCPAESCDRRFSRSDELSRHLRIHTGHKPFQCRICMRNFSRSDHLTTHIRTHTGEKPFSCDQCGRKFARSDERRRHMKIHLRQKEKKSPAS is encoded by the exons ATGGCGGCTAAATTAGTGGATGAAGTTTCTGCGTCTCTCAGCAGTCTGGTAGACAGTCTTCACTCCTCTGAGGGGGGGCTGCTGGTGTTTAAAGAAGAGGCAGTAGGAGGGGAGGATGAGTATGGAGGGAAgcatgatgaagatgaagacg GTGACCTCTCTGCATCACACTACGTGGCCACTTTACGCACGCACCCTTTGGCGTTTACCGGTCGGTTCTCGGTGGAGCCCCggggtgcaggaggaggaggaggtgcaggaggaggtgcaggaggaggaccGTGGAGCTCATCAGTGGACATCATCAACGTGGTCAGTGCTGACATCGCTGCAGCTGCTTCTCCATCAGCATCACCTGATATTTacgcaggaggaggaggaggagacggcACCATGGCGCACGGGCCACCAGACATCACCCACATGTATGCACAccctcacccccacccccacccccacccccactcccaCCCTGCACCCTCCTACTCCTGCAGCGGGGACATGTATCAGGACCAATCTGGATACTTGGCCACCTCTTACCATCCGCCCCCGTCCTACAGCTCAGCCCCCAAACCTTCAGTAGACGCCCCCCCGCTGCTCTCCCTCATGCCGGAGTACGGAGGCTTCTACCCGCAGAGCTGCCAGAGAGACCTCCAGGCTGCTTTCCCGGAGAGGAAATCCCTCCCGTACCCGCTGGACTCTCTCCGCGTGCCTCCACCTCTCACTCCTCTCAACACCATCAGGAACTTTACCCTCGGTGCGCCTTCATCGGCCGCTGATGGCCCGCTCGCCGCAGCTTTCCCTACCCACCAgaacctcccactcccactcagGCCCATCCTCAGACCTAGAAAGTACCCGAATCGACCCAGTAAGACACCAGTGCACCAGAGGCCGTACCCGTGTCCTGCAGAGAGCTGCGACAGGAGGTTCTCCAGATCGGACGAGCTGAGCCGGCACCTGCGCATTCACACCGGACACAAACCGTTCCAGTGCCGGATCTGCATGAGGAACTTCAGCCGTAGCGATCACCTGACCACGCACATCCGCACGCACACCGGGGAGAAACCCTTCTCCTGTGATCAGTGCGGGAGGAAGTTTGCCAGGagtgatgagaggaggagacacatgAAGATCCACCTCaggcagaaagagaagaagtcaCCTGCGTCCTAA